A stretch of the Sinorhizobium alkalisoli genome encodes the following:
- a CDS encoding GGDEF domain-containing protein gives MQREIPFKAQKDWRVVRYALTGIVGFVVLAQLLTYLSLVALADSPHIAAVAAVGLVSLLLGAPLIVLAAIQSRRAERFRNQVNHVVSRDSTTGCITARGLVQHVNGLERRHRRSGDPFQGALIHVRVNNLDEMATGFGPQWSDELLQFVASTISTSIRREDIVARTGPASFDVLLSGASESDANEVCVRLSKALAASHFAADGKTVELALSVGGVLFEGSIDLERLHRLAASQTVVIAEESSSSPELARLPSA, from the coding sequence GTGCAGCGGGAAATTCCGTTCAAAGCGCAGAAGGACTGGCGGGTGGTGCGCTATGCTCTAACCGGCATCGTGGGGTTTGTCGTGCTGGCCCAGTTGCTGACCTATCTGAGCCTGGTGGCGCTCGCCGATAGCCCCCACATCGCCGCAGTGGCGGCGGTGGGCCTCGTCTCATTGCTCTTGGGGGCCCCCCTGATCGTGCTTGCGGCAATTCAATCCCGCCGCGCCGAACGATTTCGCAACCAGGTGAACCATGTCGTCTCCCGCGACAGCACCACGGGTTGCATAACCGCGCGCGGCCTTGTTCAACACGTCAACGGCCTGGAACGCCGGCACAGGCGCTCCGGTGATCCGTTTCAAGGTGCCCTCATTCACGTGCGAGTCAACAATCTCGACGAGATGGCGACGGGCTTTGGGCCGCAATGGAGCGACGAACTTTTGCAGTTCGTGGCGTCGACCATCAGCACCTCCATTCGTCGTGAGGATATCGTTGCGCGGACGGGGCCGGCGAGCTTCGACGTTCTGCTGTCGGGCGCCAGTGAGTCGGATGCCAACGAAGTCTGCGTCCGCCTGTCCAAAGCCCTGGCGGCCTCGCATTTCGCGGCGGACGGGAAAACCGTCGAACTGGCCCTGAGCGTAGGGGGCGTCCTGTTCGAGGGAAGCATCGACCTGGAGAGGCTGCACCGATTGGCCGCCTCGCAAACCGTCGTCATTGCAGAAGAATCCTCCTCGTCCCCGGAACTGGCGCGACTGCCCTCCGCCTGA
- a CDS encoding TolC family outer membrane protein produces MTLREALQVAMESNPEIGQSIENREAIEFELRQARGLYLPSVDLEASTGARHLEDSSRRAASIENDPLYPSDVGITITQKLFDGGGRRAELERQAARVDSASFRVLERSETIGLQIVREYFEYILQQQIVEEARRNVAAHQSIRSDIDSLISGGRLTQADLQQVDERLLSAKARLIEAQEALDTAQISFNRLVGQPLTSPSMPKSVAAALPRTLETAIGIARSNNPRIKAADADINVADSQVKAAKSDMLPEIVAEGRVRTGNDIDGSTGNTWDAQARIVARWNLYRGGIDIANEQEQMRRASEQRLVFHQAHREVEEAVRISWERRATQSDLSRTLRAQAQVNDRLVSSYREQLAVGQRSLLDVLGAQNARFNSNILAKTAQYAALFSEYRLLAATGQLLATMNIKAPAQVDAYARNEFNVPAPPATETYRRVPSRQTNDLPLDLLAPIRQK; encoded by the coding sequence ATGACATTGCGTGAAGCCTTGCAGGTCGCAATGGAATCGAACCCCGAGATCGGCCAATCCATTGAAAATCGTGAGGCGATCGAGTTCGAACTGCGGCAGGCGCGCGGACTTTACTTGCCGAGCGTAGATCTGGAGGCTTCGACCGGCGCCCGTCACCTCGAAGATAGTAGCCGGCGGGCCGCTTCCATCGAAAATGATCCGCTTTATCCTTCGGACGTCGGCATCACCATCACGCAGAAACTGTTCGATGGCGGCGGTCGCCGTGCCGAGCTGGAGCGGCAGGCGGCGCGTGTCGACAGCGCTTCATTTCGAGTCCTGGAACGATCCGAAACGATCGGCCTGCAGATCGTTCGCGAATATTTCGAATACATTCTTCAGCAGCAGATCGTCGAGGAGGCGCGCCGCAACGTCGCTGCGCATCAGTCGATCCGCTCCGACATCGATTCGCTGATTTCGGGCGGAAGACTGACCCAAGCCGATCTTCAACAAGTCGACGAACGGCTGCTCTCGGCGAAGGCGCGGCTGATAGAGGCGCAAGAAGCGCTGGATACGGCGCAGATCAGCTTCAATCGCCTCGTCGGTCAGCCGCTGACAAGCCCGTCCATGCCGAAATCGGTCGCGGCCGCCTTGCCGAGAACGCTGGAGACGGCGATCGGCATCGCACGCTCGAACAATCCGCGCATCAAGGCGGCGGACGCCGATATCAATGTCGCGGATTCGCAGGTCAAGGCGGCGAAATCGGACATGCTACCTGAGATCGTCGCCGAGGGGCGGGTTCGCACCGGCAACGACATCGATGGCTCGACAGGCAACACCTGGGACGCTCAGGCGCGGATCGTTGCCAGGTGGAACCTCTATCGCGGTGGTATCGACATCGCCAACGAGCAGGAGCAGATGCGCCGCGCGAGCGAACAGCGGCTGGTCTTTCACCAGGCGCATCGCGAAGTCGAAGAGGCCGTACGCATTTCCTGGGAACGGCGCGCAACTCAATCCGACCTCTCCCGCACGCTGAGAGCGCAGGCACAGGTGAATGACCGACTGGTCTCCTCCTATCGCGAGCAGCTTGCGGTTGGCCAGCGTTCGCTGCTGGACGTGCTCGGGGCGCAGAACGCACGCTTTAATTCGAATATCCTGGCGAAGACGGCGCAATATGCCGCATTGTTCTCGGAATACCGCCTGCTTGCGGCCACCGGTCAGCTTCTTGCGACGATGAACATCAAGGCGCCGGCCCAGGTCGATGCCTATGCGCGCAACGAGTTCAATGTCCCTGCGCCCCCCGCGACCGAGACTTACCGGCGCGTGCCCTCCCGGCAAACGAACGATCTGCCTTTGGATCTGCTTGCGCCAATCCGGCAGAAATAA
- a CDS encoding type I secretion system permease/ATPase has protein sequence MQSVDTRAKTGPVLTGFTTAFKEICIFLNRPSSETVLFSDVPFDARSPSFEDVSRLAERAGLEAELVTRRACAGRNFHLPLLLVFRDGRSVAILEESPGGALSFSNASSPDSELLRFADLRLDDVAYAVSFSATYLNTTGGPGVGEARDIDRRHWLTATVKPFWQAYAQVALAAFFINVLALATPLFTMNVYDRILPNKAISTLWVLALGISVAILFDFLLKTVRAALIDFAGRKADLKLSYLLFEKILHATLASRPQSTGEYANRVMQFEFVREFFTSNTVSTLIDSLFAFVFIAAVYAIAGWLAVIPAIAFVCSVLIGYVAQRKIGNRVAAASNESAQRQAMLVETIGAIETVKTLHSEKLLLRRWNELGKHSSNTSEQIKHISSWASHATQFVQQLVTVCIVVAGAYEFTVGNISTGAIIGASMLAGRAVAPLGQIALTLARLRQALLSLRILNSVMEQPEDRPNTVGFVNRDIRDGSITLANVDFAYPGSDHKVIHGMNASIKAGERVGIIGRIGSGKTTIGRLLAGLYAPSAGRILLDGVDIRQFHPSVVRSAVSFVSQSSDLFSGTVKDNLLMANPTASDEDMVKAAKLAGVDDFVSHHPRGYDMPVGERGSQLSGGQRQAVAIARLLLRKPKIVFLDEPSGAMDLASERDLINRLSTVFGGDVTVLISTHRHSMLHLVDRLLVLDHGRIVADGPKSQVIDQLQKRGGTSGAASGASA, from the coding sequence ATGCAAAGCGTTGACACGCGAGCAAAAACCGGACCGGTACTGACCGGCTTCACGACCGCGTTCAAGGAGATCTGCATCTTCTTGAATCGGCCGTCGTCGGAAACTGTGCTTTTTTCGGACGTGCCGTTCGACGCCCGCTCGCCGAGTTTCGAGGACGTGTCGCGTCTTGCGGAACGCGCCGGCCTCGAGGCGGAACTCGTCACCCGACGCGCTTGCGCCGGCCGCAATTTCCACCTCCCGCTTCTCCTCGTCTTCCGCGACGGCCGCTCGGTTGCGATCCTGGAGGAGAGCCCCGGTGGAGCGCTGAGCTTTTCGAATGCGTCGTCTCCCGATAGCGAGCTCCTCCGTTTCGCGGACTTGCGTCTGGATGATGTCGCCTATGCCGTTTCGTTTTCGGCGACCTATCTGAATACGACAGGCGGTCCGGGGGTGGGAGAGGCACGGGACATCGACCGGCGGCATTGGCTGACCGCGACCGTCAAACCATTCTGGCAGGCCTATGCGCAAGTCGCGCTTGCGGCGTTCTTCATCAACGTGCTCGCCTTGGCGACGCCCCTGTTCACGATGAATGTCTATGACCGCATCCTCCCCAACAAGGCGATCTCGACCCTTTGGGTCCTGGCGCTCGGCATCAGCGTCGCCATTCTTTTCGATTTTCTGTTGAAGACGGTGCGTGCTGCGCTGATCGACTTTGCGGGACGCAAGGCGGACCTGAAGCTTTCCTACCTGCTTTTCGAGAAGATCCTGCATGCAACGCTCGCCTCACGTCCGCAATCGACGGGCGAATACGCCAACCGCGTCATGCAATTCGAGTTCGTGCGAGAATTCTTTACCTCGAATACCGTCAGCACCCTCATCGATAGTCTTTTCGCCTTCGTCTTCATAGCCGCCGTCTATGCTATCGCCGGATGGCTGGCAGTCATCCCGGCGATCGCCTTCGTCTGCAGCGTGCTCATCGGTTATGTGGCGCAACGCAAGATCGGAAACCGCGTTGCCGCGGCCTCGAACGAATCCGCCCAGCGCCAGGCCATGCTCGTGGAAACGATCGGCGCGATCGAGACCGTCAAGACGCTGCATTCGGAGAAGTTGCTGCTTCGCCGGTGGAACGAGCTCGGGAAGCACTCTTCGAACACGTCCGAGCAGATCAAGCACATTTCCTCCTGGGCCTCGCATGCCACGCAATTCGTGCAGCAACTCGTCACCGTCTGCATCGTGGTGGCGGGGGCCTATGAATTCACCGTGGGCAACATCTCCACCGGTGCGATCATCGGCGCCAGCATGTTGGCTGGACGGGCGGTCGCGCCGCTCGGCCAGATCGCTTTGACGCTTGCGCGGCTTCGCCAGGCGCTTCTGTCGTTGAGAATATTGAATTCCGTCATGGAGCAGCCCGAAGACCGGCCGAACACGGTCGGCTTCGTCAATCGCGACATTCGCGACGGAAGCATCACTCTTGCCAATGTGGATTTCGCCTATCCCGGCAGTGACCACAAGGTGATCCATGGCATGAACGCGAGCATCAAGGCGGGCGAGCGGGTCGGCATCATTGGCCGCATCGGCTCCGGCAAGACGACGATCGGCCGGCTGCTGGCCGGGCTCTATGCCCCAAGTGCAGGCCGTATATTGCTCGACGGCGTCGACATCCGGCAATTCCACCCGTCGGTGGTGCGCTCGGCCGTGTCTTTCGTCTCGCAAAGCTCGGATCTGTTTTCCGGCACCGTCAAGGACAATCTGCTGATGGCCAATCCGACCGCGAGTGATGAGGACATGGTCAAGGCGGCAAAGCTTGCGGGCGTGGACGATTTCGTATCGCATCACCCGCGCGGTTATGACATGCCGGTCGGCGAACGTGGTTCGCAGCTTTCCGGCGGGCAGCGCCAGGCGGTCGCCATTGCGCGCCTGCTCCTTCGCAAACCGAAGATCGTTTTTCTGGACGAGCCATCCGGCGCCATGGATCTGGCCAGCGAGCGGGACCTGATCAACCGGCTCTCTACCGTCTTCGGCGGGGATGTGACCGTCTTGATCTCCACCCATCGGCATAGCATGCTCCATCTCGTCGATCGGCTGCTGGTCCTTGATCACGGACGCATCGTTGCCGATGGACCCAAGTCGCAGGTGATCGACCAGTTGCAGAAGCGAGGCGGGACGAGCGGTGCTGCCTCAGGGGCGAGCGCATGA
- a CDS encoding HlyD family type I secretion periplasmic adaptor subunit has product MNAGLTEKPPLAARAGLLVIALLMTSFVAWAAIAEVDEIARGEGKVIPVSKTRIIQSSEPGIVQEIAVQVGQVVRRGDLILRLDDTVTGSSLGELEAKARSLRAQIARLELEESGAYDADYKCPDDIAKAAPGVCANEEQLLRAKAGNFNNKLSVMQARRGQRQKELAEAQANIARLTENLQVTEREQDLLAPMVKRKLVAQTELLRVEKELTDTRGQLALAKESIGRLEAAVREAELQVMELSLQLRQEALADKTDALSQLSVIDETIRGASSRVANTDIRSPVDGIINTLDVNTVGAYVTPGAVIGGVVPTSETLLVEARLSPRDVAFVRPGQPALIKISAYDFSIYGGLGGEVETIGADSLVDPNTGETYYLVRVKTDEAALEKDGRKYAIMPGMIASVDIMTGKKTILTYLMKPINKAREEALRER; this is encoded by the coding sequence ATGAACGCCGGATTGACCGAAAAGCCGCCTCTGGCCGCGCGTGCGGGACTGCTCGTGATCGCTCTGCTCATGACCTCTTTCGTGGCCTGGGCAGCAATCGCCGAAGTGGATGAGATCGCCCGCGGTGAGGGAAAGGTCATCCCTGTATCGAAGACGCGGATCATTCAGTCGAGCGAGCCGGGCATCGTCCAGGAAATCGCGGTCCAGGTCGGCCAGGTCGTTCGGCGCGGCGATCTTATTCTGAGATTGGACGACACGGTCACCGGATCGTCGCTGGGGGAATTGGAAGCCAAGGCGCGCTCGCTACGCGCGCAGATAGCGCGCCTGGAACTCGAGGAGTCGGGTGCCTACGACGCCGACTACAAGTGCCCGGACGACATCGCTAAAGCAGCGCCGGGCGTATGTGCGAATGAGGAGCAGTTGCTGCGCGCCAAGGCCGGCAATTTCAACAACAAGCTTTCGGTCATGCAGGCTCGTCGTGGTCAGCGGCAGAAGGAGCTTGCCGAAGCGCAGGCAAATATCGCGCGGCTCACCGAAAACCTTCAGGTGACGGAGCGCGAACAGGACCTGCTGGCCCCGATGGTGAAGCGCAAGCTGGTTGCGCAGACGGAATTATTGAGGGTCGAAAAGGAATTGACGGACACGCGCGGCCAACTCGCCCTGGCCAAGGAGTCGATCGGGCGACTGGAGGCGGCGGTCCGGGAAGCCGAACTGCAGGTGATGGAACTATCACTGCAGCTCAGGCAGGAGGCTCTGGCCGATAAGACCGATGCGCTCTCCCAACTCTCCGTGATAGATGAGACGATCCGAGGCGCGAGCAGCCGGGTTGCAAACACCGACATCCGGTCGCCGGTCGACGGGATCATCAACACTCTGGACGTGAACACGGTCGGCGCCTATGTGACCCCCGGCGCGGTGATCGGCGGCGTCGTGCCGACGTCCGAAACGCTGCTCGTGGAAGCGCGGCTCTCACCGCGCGACGTCGCCTTCGTCCGCCCCGGCCAGCCGGCCCTGATCAAGATCTCGGCCTACGACTTCTCGATCTATGGCGGTCTTGGCGGCGAAGTCGAGACCATCGGCGCGGACAGCCTGGTCGATCCGAATACAGGCGAAACCTATTATCTGGTGCGCGTGAAGACCGACGAGGCGGCGCTCGAGAAGGATGGCCGCAAGTATGCGATCATGCCGGGCATGATCGCCTCGGTCGACATCATGACAGGAAAGAAGACGATCCTTACCTATCTGATGAAACCCATCAACAAGGCGCGTGAGGAAGCGCTGCGGGAGCGCTAG
- a CDS encoding ribbon-helix-helix domain-containing protein: MGDVQATNSAEDMSALRFRVVTVGGQRRGIKLEAIFWSVLSDLAAVRRVKLADIVAECEQTLDEGGNLTARLRYVAARYLREQLADARERSSLSVVTGQVHACPSPAFALAANRRIVAYNPAFLTFVQSRFLGLQASPPAQGLRLAFDVQFAELVGRLKASPGEPQSAGFTIGINEHVARGRLNAALASLLGQDVILGFILA; the protein is encoded by the coding sequence ATGGGGGATGTTCAGGCGACTAACTCTGCAGAGGACATGAGCGCGCTGCGCTTTCGCGTCGTCACGGTCGGCGGGCAGCGGCGCGGCATCAAGCTCGAGGCGATTTTCTGGTCGGTTCTTTCGGACTTGGCCGCCGTGAGGCGGGTGAAGCTTGCCGACATCGTTGCCGAATGCGAGCAGACGTTGGATGAAGGGGGAAATCTGACGGCGAGGCTGCGCTATGTGGCGGCGAGATACCTGCGCGAGCAACTGGCTGACGCCCGGGAGCGCAGTAGCCTTTCAGTCGTCACCGGCCAGGTGCACGCCTGTCCGTCGCCAGCATTCGCGCTCGCGGCGAACAGGCGCATCGTCGCTTACAACCCGGCCTTCCTCACCTTTGTGCAGTCGCGCTTTCTCGGGCTCCAGGCCTCTCCGCCGGCGCAAGGCCTGCGACTGGCCTTCGACGTGCAGTTCGCCGAACTGGTCGGACGGCTCAAAGCCTCCCCTGGCGAACCGCAATCGGCCGGCTTCACGATCGGAATCAACGAGCATGTCGCCCGTGGCCGCCTGAATGCCGCGCTTGCATCCTTGCTCGGCCAGGATGTCATTCTCGGCTTCATCCTGGCGTGA
- a CDS encoding transglutaminase-like cysteine peptidase, whose protein sequence is MGGKNWTGIKAYTKALVLAAGLMSPCTASAGQPGSAYLGPLQYSLGAPIAAAVTAVEYWRAKASAALATAGRHDIAALASAPPSRKPATRQDGGAVFQSVAFRVSSIPAAEKWRAVYPRITEADFESCDTPRQCEASAILRKAMANAAGSGFHQKLNGINRTVNWLVRYEPDAQNYGSRDYWASPAEILARGKGDCEDYAILKMAALKGLGLPPRSMSIVVLRDTRRNLYHAVLSVMTSQGYFILDNLSNEVRLDSTLPEYQPLFSVSADRTWIHGIRTGSDKIASAAPLLPDVMPGEGTQR, encoded by the coding sequence ATGGGCGGGAAGAACTGGACAGGCATCAAGGCCTATACGAAAGCGCTTGTTTTGGCGGCCGGCCTGATGAGTCCTTGCACAGCCTCGGCCGGGCAGCCCGGTTCCGCCTATCTGGGTCCGTTGCAATACAGCCTCGGGGCCCCGATTGCCGCCGCCGTCACTGCCGTCGAATACTGGCGCGCGAAAGCCTCCGCCGCGCTCGCGACGGCCGGACGGCACGATATTGCAGCCCTCGCCTCGGCCCCGCCTTCCCGCAAGCCGGCGACGCGTCAGGACGGCGGCGCCGTCTTCCAATCGGTGGCCTTCCGCGTGTCCTCGATACCGGCGGCGGAGAAATGGCGCGCGGTCTATCCCCGCATTACGGAAGCCGATTTCGAGTCGTGCGACACGCCGCGGCAATGCGAGGCAAGTGCGATCCTCCGCAAGGCGATGGCCAACGCCGCCGGATCGGGCTTTCATCAGAAGCTGAACGGCATCAACCGCACAGTGAACTGGCTTGTGCGCTACGAACCGGATGCGCAGAACTACGGCTCAAGAGATTACTGGGCGTCTCCCGCCGAGATTCTCGCGCGCGGCAAGGGCGACTGCGAGGACTATGCCATCCTCAAAATGGCTGCCCTTAAGGGGCTCGGTCTGCCGCCACGGTCAATGTCGATCGTCGTCCTTCGCGACACGCGGCGGAATCTATATCACGCCGTGCTCTCCGTCATGACAAGCCAAGGCTATTTCATCCTGGACAACCTGAGCAACGAGGTAAGGCTCGACAGCACGCTTCCCGAATACCAGCCGCTTTTCTCGGTGAGCGCGGACCGGACCTGGATCCATGGCATCAGGACCGGTAGCGACAAGATCGCCTCGGCGGCCCCGCTTTTGCCCGACGTGATGCCGGGCGAAGGAACGCAGCGGTAA